The window aggttttaggtttaggtttaggttataggttataggtttaggtttaggtttggttttggttttgatttaggttataggttataggtttaggttaaggtttagggaaaggtggttttgatttaggttataggttataggtttaggttataggtttaggtttaggttttgatttatgttataggttataggtttaggttaaggtttaggtttaggtttaggtttaggttataggttttgggatttaagaatgggtttgggtttaggttataggttttggttataagttataggtttaggttaaggtttatgtttaggttataggttttgggatttgagaatgggttcgagtttaggttataggttttggttttggtttaggttataggttttgggatttgagaatgagttcgggtttaggttataagttttggtttaggtttaagtttaggttataggtttttggatttgagaatgggttatggtttaggtttaggaaatcgggttcaggttcgggattgggtttaagtttgagttttcaagtttatgtttaggtttaggttagggaattgagattaggatttggtgtaggtttagctttaggtaattgagtttagcttataggtttagggaaagcttaggtttaggttataggttttgggatttggggatagttttaggttataagtataggtataggttaggttataggttaaggtttagggatttgagtttaggctataggtttaggttaaggttgaggtttaggttataggttcaggttttaggtcataggttttggttttggttaagggtatggtccctacaaatacagatataaacatggccatcCGACGTaaattgccaggcccttccaatgctgtccataaaaaatggacagcttcatcatggtcataatagcggttccctctttccagggaaccccgctcttccggatagctccgacgcacatccgggtctgctccatcaatttcgagttaatacataaacatagcCTGACCAtttctggatagctccgacgcacatccggatctgctccatcaatttcgagttaatacataaacatagtctgtccaaatggtcaggccactccaatgctgtccataggaaatggacagcttcatcatggtcataacagcggttcccaccttccagggacccccgctcaacatccggatagctccgacgcacatccgtgTCTGTTCCATCAATTTCGATTTAATACATTTAGGGCGCGTTAGGGCACTGGGATTAGAAGGGAATAGGTGGGATGGAACtgcatctggtcccgtgccaattccactccatgtttggggaggatggaaaagttgtcgatggaattgcattgggtcccatgccaatttcactccatgttagcaagttgtgtaggtcccactatgatgtgtaagttagatccacaccgtccacccattttttgagattattttagagcatgggccaaaaaatcaggttaatctaaaactcaagtggaccccaccatagaaagcaacggggattgaatacttaccattgaaaacttcaatggggctatataagttttggatctacctcatttttaggcccatgccataaaatgaggttccaaaacaaatgaacggtctagatataacacatgtgtgttattctcaataacttCGAACGATGgttagtatatccattcaatgtaccaccggattaccaacaaagcatggaattattcttatcccatggcaacagggtaattatgttttttgaatcccatcccactgaatcccttccaatcccaacgcccaaacacgcccttaaaaataacataattatatctaaaagcatttggatacctggggaaggcctcccatattcgtattgttggttactcatccctttgtctataagccataatcgaccaacactttctattgctacctatactctgaaaccaacacaaatataactgggaaacaatataaggaataagaaaaaatgaatttacctgtacacatcattaaatgtttccctataaggaggtgatattatatctttaatagccacaacctgtatgacagagaaaaatgcaaccgatacagtctgttacaattcaaaggagaaaaaagatttgtggctgcaccgatattctagtacattacaaaCGGCTGCCTACATACCCAAAAattcagattgggatcaagccactatgtagttctttttaattaaccaagttactaaaggtcataaatttcatatttaacaaagtatcattgaacgtcgtctcaaatcgtttctggttggtgcatttaaaaaaattcaaatacacaatcaatgcatattcttAACTAAGAAAAAGAATGCCATCATTCATCCACATGCACATCAAAGACGCTTACATATACACATCGTATACATAGGCAACTAGACATCATATATTTTAGTTAATTCATGTATTTGTAGCTACAAAAAGTCAAGGGAGAGCTTTTCcacaaatttctattcttttcacAATTTGTTATGATAAATCATTGCTTCTAAAAACTATAGCATTGGCTATAAGAAGAAACATGGTTTTGTTTCAATATACTGTTCATTGCAGATATTGTAATTGATGGTTTCTCCTGCTTCACGATGGGAATACTAGAGATTTAAGCTAAAAGTTCTAAAAACTTGAGGAAGGAAACACTTGAATTTTAAGCTAAAAGTTCTAAAAAGTGTGACCCAGCTTGAGtagcttttggacatttttgtCCCCACAATTAGCTTCCTAGGGctgaaaactttcaatactcaatgggttttgaaagaaatttcaaatgaagtcaaggGTATATTAGAAACTAAAAAATGTGGCTTTTGTTGGTTAAACAGTTCCGATTTTCCCTAGAAAAGGCTACAACAGGTTTGGATTTTCCCACAAGAAGCATTTCCCACAAAGGTTTTGATATGGTCGCTCCTTTAACAAAATTTGGTGATGGAGGCTGGTTTACACCCCCAAATTGCATCCTTCGATTTATTTATGTCATTCATGTTCTCAATACAACCACATAGAAGCTATCTACATGACTATATCAATCTCTTCTACCTATCTACATGTATTTGCATGTATTTGCATTTGTATACCTCAATGTCAAACTTCAGGTTCTTTTGGATGAACCTACTTTCCAACAAGATTACTTTCCACCAGATGGTTGGTGTAGTTCCTAGACTTGCGAGATTCGTACTCAAGGGGCCAATAAAGTAAAATTCAGCAGATGGAAAGTAATGCTTCATACACAAACTAGTAATGTTGTTGTGCTATCATGTACCAgtgaaatcccaaaaaaaaagaagtaaatatgAGCAAGTACCCGTGAAAGTGTTGCATGATAAGAGAAGTAAGAGCAGTCACAAGCGTCTTTGCATTTGGCCTCTCACGAGGTTCATATTGCAAGCAACGAGAAGCCAATTGCACCAACTCAGTTCCATCATCATTTGAGATGTGGCCTTCCAAGCAAGAATCCATTAGCATCAGGAAACTCTTACCACGTATAAGGTTTGTTGACTTACTGTTTGTTGTTACTAATTATGAACAATGGAATCATGTCTTCTTGTTCTAAACCCATAATGTCAAACTTCCCAGTAAGATTTGTTGCTGAAAACAAGATAACTCTAtcatcttcattcactgcttcctTTCCCAACTCGACCAGATTGATATCAGAATGCCTGCCAGGAAAGAAGGAACCAGTCCAATCATAGaacagcattaaaaaaaaaaaaaaaaaaaagaaaaagaaagacacCATGTATGGGTGGATGCCAATTACTAATAAAATGCATGCAATAGGTACATGTTTAGAAAAAAGAAGCCAATTTCAtagaaagaacaaaataaaacacATTATGGGACATGAAATACTAATTCTTGGCATTATATTTCACAACATCTAATAAGCACTTCATACATGTGTGGCATCCAGGCTTGGATAAAGCACTTCATCTGAAGACTTCTCAATAGGGAAAGAACTCCAAACAggattaacaatcaaacaacaatggtaaagggaagaaaactaacttctttcttgctccacataattTGGAAAGGTGTTCCTGTGCCAACGGCGACATGTTTACCCCAAGAACATGATGCAACTATACTGGATAGTGAATCCGTGTGACACCTTTCAGCTGCTCTCTCAAAACATTTAATTGGCCTCTGCATCCCATCATATTTAGAGATGATAGCTGATACATGCACATTCATTTACTACTCTTTTTTTGGTCAAATTTTAAAGATGTTAGTAAAATAACCAAGGCATGGTTACCCTTTGTTTCCATCTTATGAACTGCAAATGACATTCACTATCTATAATTCCTTTCTAAATCAtggtaaaataaaaggaaagattaAATGCTCTTACATCAACTGAATATGCACTTCCAAACGGGAACTTAAGAAGCATGGCCCAAAGAAGCGGAGGGGACTGAAACATGAAGGCCACTGCAATACTCTGAAATAATGAATGAAATATTTATTAGCTTAAGAAGCATGGCCCAAAGAAACGGAGGGAACTGCACATGACCACCCACTTCCTTTCATTgatcatccaaaaaaatgaagatcaATCAGCTGAT of the Magnolia sinica isolate HGM2019 chromosome 7, MsV1, whole genome shotgun sequence genome contains:
- the LOC131251878 gene encoding DNA-directed RNA polymerase V subunit 1-like, whose amino-acid sequence is MSDLKPKIEISFAGTFASNAFAAYVAESIAVAFMFQSPPLLWAMLLKFPFGSAYSVDRPIKCFERAAERCHTDSLSSIVASCSWGKHVAVGTGTPFQIMWSKKEVSFLPFTIVV